The genomic interval AGCATCTCCTTTCGAAATATATTTCTTATGAAGACAAAAATATCGAAGAGGGAATAGATAAATTTTTAGCCGACAATCCCGAGCACAAGGATAAAGCCGCCATCTGGGCTGTCCTCAAGTATGTTATATGAAAAATACAAAAACAGGGAGTAAAGAAATATCTCTTTATAAACAATCCCTAACCAATGCTCAGGGGAGGGACTTTCTTTCCTAGAGCAGGTGCGTAAGCCTGCCGCTTAGGAAAAGGAATTTTCTTTAAAGTCTCAAATCAAACTTCTCATGACAACTAGCTTTGCTTTCATAAGTCGTCCTTATAAATAAAAAGCATACTGATTAATTCAATATGCTATATTAATGAGATTAGTCAGTATGAATTCAAGAAAGTGATAATAAGTGTTAATAGATTTTTTAACATAGGATCTTTCTGTAAATTTATCTATTATATATATTTGTGGGATTTTGTCAAGTATATTTTATATAAGTTCTTGCTGATTCTCAAAGGTGAGATTAGATGGTATTTTCGTAGGATGATCTCCCCTTTGCAGATCAGGTGTGAATCCCCACATTGTCATTTTTCCAGCTATACACATACGGCACTCTGCATCTTCATCTCCTGTACATATTTTGCCGTCATAAAGTAAATATTTTGCTCTGACATCTTTAGGCGAAACGTTAGGCATAACAACATTTGCACCAGCCGCCAATCCTTTTTCACGTCCTACAATATCCAGCGATCCTAATGCAGTTGTTGCAGGAAGTAAAGCTTGTGGCAATGTAATACGAGTAAGAGCTATCATCAGTAATGTCTGACGTAAACTTCCGCTTTTTTCATCTTTAAATGGTGTATCTTTATGATGAATAAATGGTCCAATACCAACCATATGAGGTTGTAGTTCTCTAATAAAGAGAATATCTTCTGCAAGATCCTCTGCTGTTTGAGTTGGCAGTCCAACCATAAATCCTGCACCTGTTTGATATCCAATTTCTTTAAGATTGTATAAACATTGCTGCCTATTATCGTAAGACATTTGCGGTGGGTGAATATATTCATAAAGTCTGCGTGATGCGGCTTCGTGGCGTAAGAGATAACGATCAGCTCCTGCTTGGTAATAAGCAAGATATTCTTCATAAGTTTTTTCTCCAATCGATAATGTAATTGCACAATCAGGAAATTTATTCTTTATTGTACGTACCATATGACAAATATCATCAGTGGAATAGGTAAAATCTTCTCCAGATTGCAGTACAAATGTTCTATAATCTAAATTATAGGCTAATTCACAACATTCTAATATTTGTTGAAGACTTAATCGATATCTTTCAGCATTACGATTTTGAGCACGTATTCCACAATAAAGACAATTTTGTGCACAAAAACTACTGAATTCAATAAGAGCTCTCATATACACTCTTTTTTGAAAATATTTTTGTCTTTGTTGGTCTGCGAAGCTTATAATATCTTGTAATTCAGTGTCATTAATATTTTCAATAAGATATGCAAGCTCAGATTTTGTCATATCACACGGTGTATTAAATAATTTCTCTAAGATATTTTTCATAAATTTTCCTTTTATTTTTACCTTATAGTAGCTAATAAAATGTACAGAAATCAAGAAAAATTTACAAAACATACAAAACAATAGAATGTATCTTTAATAGACCCACCCTACACTAAAATTTGCTGCGAAAGCATTATTCAGATCGTTAACATTAAATTTATACTCATTGTACCCTGTAAAATAGCGGTAAGTAAGCCCGACACTTAAGACTAAAGTTTTAAAAATATGGAAATCAATATTTAGAGTAGGTGAAATAACAAAATGAAAAGAGGCATTTTCAGAATCTTGTTTTGAAGTAAATCCATGAATAGAACCAGCTCCTAAAAGTACAGAAATCCGAGCACCTACAATCTTCCAAGGTGTTTTGTAGCCAACAATAAAACCGCCATATAAATTCCGAAAATCTCTGTCGTAATAGTGTTTTGTTTCTGTGAAAGGATAAGTACCATACATACCTAAGCCTAACATAATTCCAAATACTGTTGTTCCCAAAGTTACACCACCATAAGTAATAAATTGGTTATCAAGGCCTCCTAATTGTTGTTCATAAGTAACCCATCCTCCTAAGAATTTGGGTGATTTTGATTGGGCAAATAATTTGCTGGTATTGCTTACACTGCAAGCTAGCGATACCATAAGAAAAATAGCTTTTTTCATTGGGAGCTCCTTACTAGGGATATTTGTTAGATATTCTTATATTATACTATATTTTTAAGAAGAATACAAGCTTATTATTAATTTTTTCTAAGTTCTGTTATAATTAGAAATAAACTGATTGGTAACATCCAAACTCCTATCCAAAAATAACGAAAATCTAATGACAGAGAAAATAAAAACAAACTTATGACATCAGCAAACCATGGAAAGTAAATAATTAATTTTCTTTTGTCCCCGTACAAGAATTCGTAAGTTAAAGCAAAAGGTAATATAATTGTTGTAGCCCATAGAGGAGTCAGTCTGTAAGAAGTATTTG from Brevinema andersonii carries:
- the hydE gene encoding [FeFe] hydrogenase H-cluster radical SAM maturase HydE; the encoded protein is MKNILEKLFNTPCDMTKSELAYLIENINDTELQDIISFADQQRQKYFQKRVYMRALIEFSSFCAQNCLYCGIRAQNRNAERYRLSLQQILECCELAYNLDYRTFVLQSGEDFTYSTDDICHMVRTIKNKFPDCAITLSIGEKTYEEYLAYYQAGADRYLLRHEAASRRLYEYIHPPQMSYDNRQQCLYNLKEIGYQTGAGFMVGLPTQTAEDLAEDILFIRELQPHMVGIGPFIHHKDTPFKDEKSGSLRQTLLMIALTRITLPQALLPATTALGSLDIVGREKGLAAGANVVMPNVSPKDVRAKYLLYDGKICTGDEDAECRMCIAGKMTMWGFTPDLQRGDHPTKIPSNLTFENQQELI